A genomic stretch from Limimonas halophila includes:
- the lspA gene encoding signal peptidase II, protein MARPGSATYGLLLAALVLALDQATKVLIHQVVMVPPRIIEVTGFLNLVLVWNPGISFGLLGEGSAVQVWLLAAFGTIVAGGLIAWLVVGVPGRLASVAVGLIAGGALGNVIDRLRFGAVMDFVDVHAYGWHWPAFNVADAGITVGVIGLLLDSLLRERAARQT, encoded by the coding sequence ATGGCGCGCCCGGGCTCCGCCACGTATGGCCTGCTGCTGGCCGCGCTGGTGCTGGCGCTGGATCAGGCCACCAAGGTGCTGATCCATCAGGTGGTGATGGTGCCGCCGCGCATCATCGAGGTGACCGGGTTTCTCAACCTCGTGCTGGTGTGGAACCCCGGCATCAGCTTCGGCCTGCTGGGCGAGGGCAGCGCCGTGCAGGTGTGGCTGCTCGCTGCTTTCGGCACGATCGTGGCGGGTGGGCTGATCGCCTGGCTGGTCGTCGGCGTCCCCGGCCGGCTGGCGTCCGTGGCCGTGGGCCTGATCGCGGGCGGCGCGCTGGGCAACGTGATCGACCGCCTGCGCTTCGGCGCGGTCATGGACTTCGTGGACGTGCACGCGTACGGCTGGCACTGGCCCGCGTTCAATGTGGCGGACGCAGGCATTACGGTGGGCGTGATCGGGCTGCTGCTCGACTCCCTCTTGCGGGAGCGCGCGGCCCGGCAAACCTAA